The DNA segment CGCCGGCCGCCAGCATCGCTAGGTAGCGCTCGGCAAAGCCTGATTGCGCATGCTCGTAGGCGCCGTAGAGCGAGTTCACCAGGCAATCGCCGAAGGCATAGGCGTAGACGTAGAACGGCGAGTGGATGAAGTGCGGGATGTACATCCAGAAATTCTCGTAGCCCGGACGGATGTCGATCGCCGGCCCCAGGCTTTCGCCCTGGACGCTGAGCCAGATCTCGCCGATCCGCGCGGCGGTGAGTTCGCCGTTTTTGCGCTCGGTGTGGACGGCGCGCTCGAACGTATAGAACGCAATCTGCCGCACCACCGTGTTGATCATGTCCTCGACCTTGCCGGCGAGCAGCGCCTGGCGCTGTTTGGCGCTGCTGGTTTCGCCGAGCAGCCGGCGAAACGTCAGCATCTCGCCGAACACGCTCGCGGTCTCCGCCAATGTCAGCGGTGTCGGCGCCATCAGCGCGCCGTTCCTGGCCGCGAGCACCTGATGCACGCCGTGGCCGAGCTCGTGGGCGAGCGTCATCACATCGCGCGGCTTGCCCTGATAATTCATCAGCACATACGGATGCGCCGATGGCGTCGTCGGATGCGAAAACGCGCCCGGCGCCTTGCCCGGCCGCACCGGCGCATCGATCCAGCGATCCGTGAAAAAGCGCTCGGCAATGGCGGCCATGTCCGGCGAGAAGCTGCGATAGGCCGACAGCACCATGTGCTTTGCATCGCCCCAGCCGATCGCACCTGTCGCGGCAAAAGGCAGCGGCGCATTGCGGTCCCAATGCGGCAGCTTCTTCTTTTTGAACCAGCCGGCTTTCAGCCGGTAGTAGCGATGCGAGAGTGTCGGATAGGCCGCGCGCACCGCGCTCACCAGCGCATCGACCACCTCGCGCTCGACGCGGTTATTCAGATGACGGGAATCCGCGACATCCTGGAAGCCACGCCAGCGATCGGAAATTTCCTTGTCCTTGGCGAGCGTGTTGGTGACCAGCGCAAAGGTCCGCTCGTTGGCCTTGAAGGTCCTGGCGAGCGCCTCGGCCGCGGCCTTGCGCCGGGCGCCGTCGCGATCCTGCAACAGGTTGAGCGTCGGCTCGATTGCAAGCTCCTTGCCCGACACCTTGAAACGCAATGCGGAGATGGTCTGGTCGAACAGCCGGTTCCAGGCGGCGTACCCGCTCTGGGATTTTTCGTGGAACAATTGTTCGACGCGGTCTTCCAGTTGGTACGGCTTGTCCTTGCGCAGATCCTCGATCCAGGGACGATAATGCGCCAGCTCTGCGTTGCGCAGCGCCCCTTCGATCACGGCATCGTCGATGCGGTTGAGTTCGAGCGCGAAGAACAACAGATGCACCGAAGCATTGGTCAGCCGCTCGGAAACATCGCCGTAGAATTTCGAGATGACGGGATCGACGCTGTCGCCGGCATGCACCAGTCCCGCATAGGACGACAGGCGGCCGGCAAGATCGTCGATCGCCTCATAGCGCTTGACGGCTCCGGCGAGCCAGAGGCCGCCGCCATCCGACGCCGTCCGCTCGGCGAGCTTGCCTTTGTAATCGTTCTCAAACGCGACACATTCGGAATCCAGCCTGTCGAGGTCGCGCCTGACCTCCGGCGCGCCGGTCGCGGGATAGAGATCGGACAGATTCCACTCCGGGAGCTTGTCCGCCCTGGTCGCGGACGCTTTGGCCGAGGAGGCCTTCTTAAGACTGGCCTTGGGGCTGGTCTTGCGTTGGGTCGATTTGCGGAGGGAGGACGTGGCGCGCGAGGTCATCTTGTTCGAAACCTGTATTCCATCAGAACGGCGAGGCAAGGTTTAAGCAGGCGTTAATCGACGTCCGCCAGAGTGCCCCGATTCGAGACAGATAGTTGTTGCGTATGAGGAACACCATGCCTGCCACCATTTTGATCGCCGACGACGATGCGGTGCAACGCCGCCTGGTTGAGAATATGGTGCAAAAGTGCGGCTATGAGACGGTCACGGTCGATTCCGGCGATGCCGCGATTGCGATGTTGACCGCTCCCGACACGCCGCCAATCGACGCGCTGGTGCTGGACCTCGTGATGCCCGGCCTCGACGGCATGGGTGTCCTGGCCAAAATCCGCGAAGCCGGTCTTGCCGTTCCTGTCGTGGTGCAGACCGCGCATGGCGGCATCGACAATGTGGTGTCGGCGATGCGCGCCGGGGCCCAGGACTTTGTCGTCAAGCCGGTCGGGATGGAGCGGCTGCAGGTCAGCCTGCACAATGCGCTCACCACCAGCGCCCTGAAAGGCGAATTGCAGCGCATCCGCCACAGCCGCGAAGGCCGGCTGACATTTGCCGACATCATCACCCGCAGCGAGGCGATGACCGGCGCAATGCGCACGGCGAACAAGGCATCGGCCTCGACCATCCCGGTGCTGATCGAAGGCGAGTCCGGCGTCGGCAAGGAACTGTTCGCGCGCGCCATTCACGGCTCAAGCGAGCGCAAGTCGAAGCCGTTCGTCGCGGTCAATTGCGGCGCGATCCCTGACAATCTGGTCGAGTCGATCCTGTTCGGCCACGAGAAGGGAGCCTTCACCGGCGCAACCGAGCGACACGCCGGCAAGTTCGTCGAAGCCTCCGGCGGCACGCTGTTTCTCGACGAAGTGTCGGAACTGCCGCTGTCCGCGCAGGTCAAGCTGCTGCGCGCGCTTCAGGAAGGCACGGTGGAAGCGGTCGGCGCGCGCAAGCCGGTGAAGGTCGATGTGCGGATCGTTTCCGCCACCAATCGGCAATTGCTCGACCGCGTGAAGAGCGGCCATTTCCGCGAAGACCTGTTCTACCGGCTTCACGTGCTGCCGCTCACCGTCCCGCCCTTGCGGATGCGCCGCGAAGACATTCCGCATCTGGTGCGGCATTTCCTCGCCCGCTTCTCGGCTGAAGAAAATCGCCACATCACCGGGGTCAGCGGCGAAGCCATGGCGCATCTTTCTCAACTGGATTGGCCGGGTAACATCCGCCAGCTCGAAAATGCGGTCTACCGCGCCGTGGTGATGAGCGAAGGCGATCAGCTTGCTCTTTCCGACTTCCCGCTGAGCGCCGGGGTCGCGTCGCCGCCGACCGCGGCTGTCCATAGTGAGCCATTGATCATCGAGCCGGGCTTTCACGCAGGCGTCGTTAATGGTAATGAAATACCTATCGCTCCCTTCCCGGCCGCGGGCACGCTGGTGATGCTGACCGATGGTGGCGACGTCCGGCCACTGGAAGAACTGGAAAGCGAGATCATCCGCTTTGCGATTTCGCACTATCGCGGGCAGATGTCCGAAGTAGCGCGGCGTCTGAAGATCGGCCGCTCGACGCTGTACCGAAAGCTTGATGAGACCCTCGGCCAATCGGGGGATAGCGCTGGAACGGATCAGGCGGGATAACGCTCGATACGATCGCGGCGCCCATAACACGCGGACGAAGCATCTGAAATTGCAGGGCGGCAGAACATTTGAACCGTTGCCTTGGGGTGACAGACAAATGCCGACCTGCATGGCAAGACTTGCGGCAAAGCGATGCAACAGGACGCTTTGCGGTCAGTTTGTCGTGAGTTGCCTTGGCCGCTGCTGGTCGCTTGTGAGGTGCCCGTGTATCGTCTGCGTATGAATCGTTGCGGCAGCCATGCCAAGCGCGGGTATCTGGGGCACAATTTCAACCGAAATGAGCTTCAAAATCCGACCACGGTGGCGCTTTCGCGAAGGCTTTGACGGACAAACCACAGCTGCCTCGGAACGGGTCAGCTCACCCAAGGGGTGTGATAATGCGTGACTGTTGGAAGAACCGTGCTGGATACGACCGCGTCTTGATGACGGTCGCGGCAACGTTTCTCACGGTGTCGGCGAGCTCGGCATTGGCGCAAAACGATGCGCCGCGCTCTTCCGCCGCGGAACTCGCGATCGACGCCGCGGTGCCGCGCCCGGAACCGGCCAACGTCCCGCCGCCCACCGCCGCCGATTTCAAGCTCGACACGCCTTCGGCCGCGCCCACAACAACCGCCGCCGTTCCGATTTCCGAACCGACCAGGATCGAGCCTGCCAAGCCCGAAACCGCGCAGCCCGAAACGGCGAAGTCCGAACCTGCGAAGGAAGAGGCGAGCAAGACCGAAGCCGCCAAGACCGATGCCGCCAAGTTCGATACGCCGAAGAGCGATGCGCCCAAGAGCGACACTGCAACCGCAACCCCTGCGCAAACGCCCGCGCCCGCCACGGCCTCAACGCCCGAGCCGGCCAAGGAGCCCGTCAAGGCCGCGAGCAATGTTGCGCCCGAAGATCAGCCGGTTGCCGACAAGCTGCGCGACGTGTTCGGAGCCAAGGCTCAGCGCTATTTCGACCGCAAGGTCGAGCGCGCCGCAGTCGAGAAATTCTACACTGCGCGCGACTTTGCGCCGATCTGGACGCAAGGCGGCAAGCTGACCGAGAGCGGCAAGGGCGTCGTGGCCCGCTTGAAGGACGCCGCTTCCGACGGATTGAATCCGGCGGATTATCCGATTCCCGAATTCGCCGCCGCGGCCAATCCCGATGCGCTGGCCGATGCGGACCTCAAGCTCACCGCCAGCATGCTCGACTACGCGCGCCACGCGCAGAGCGGCCGGATGCACTGGTCACAGGTGTCGGGCGATATTCAATACCCGGAACATCCGACCGATCCGAACGAGGTGCTCACCAACATTACGTCGGCCAAGGACGCTTCGGCTGCCCTCGACAGCTATAACCCGCCGCACAAGCTCTATCAGGCGCTCAAGAAGAAGCTCGCCGAACTGCGCGGCCAGGGCGATGGACCGGTGAGCCAGATCGCCGACGGTCCGACGCTGCGCTACATGCCTGCCCGCGGCAAGCAGCCTGCGATCGAAGTCGAAGATGACCGCGTGCCGCAACTGCGCGCCAAGTTCGGTGTCGAAAATCCGGACGACCGTCATTACGACGGCAAGGTCGCTGACGCCGTGCGCAGGTTCCAGGCGACCGTCGATCTGAAGGCGACCGGCATTCTCGACGACCGCACCATCAGGGCGCTCAACAGCCCGAAGCACGACCGACAGATCGACACGGTCATCGTCAACATGGAGCGCTGGCGCTGGCTGCCGCGCGAACTCGGCGCGCCCGCGATCGGCAACGCCTATGTCATCCTCAACATCCCGGATTACACGCTCAAGGTAATGCAGAACGGCGCGCAGGTCTGGACCACGCGCGTGGTGACGGGCCAGCCCGGCGTTCATGCCACGCCGCTTCTGACGGAGACGATGAAGTTCATCACCGTCAACCCGACCTGGAACGTGCCGCCGTCGATCATCTACAACGAATACCTGCCGGCGCTTCAGCAGGACCCGACGGTACTGGAGCGGATGGGATTGAAACTCGAACATAACCGCGACGGCAGCATCCACATCTCGCAGCCGCCCGGCGAGCGAAATGCGCTCGGCCGCATCCGCTTCAATTTCCCGAATAAGTTCCTAGTGTACCAGCACGACACCCCGGACAAGAACCTGTTCGCCAGGGAAGACCGCGCCTTCAGCCACGGCTGCATGCGGGTGCAG comes from the Bradyrhizobium erythrophlei genome and includes:
- a CDS encoding M3 family oligoendopeptidase; this encodes MTSRATSSLRKSTQRKTSPKASLKKASSAKASATRADKLPEWNLSDLYPATGAPEVRRDLDRLDSECVAFENDYKGKLAERTASDGGGLWLAGAVKRYEAIDDLAGRLSSYAGLVHAGDSVDPVISKFYGDVSERLTNASVHLLFFALELNRIDDAVIEGALRNAELAHYRPWIEDLRKDKPYQLEDRVEQLFHEKSQSGYAAWNRLFDQTISALRFKVSGKELAIEPTLNLLQDRDGARRKAAAEALARTFKANERTFALVTNTLAKDKEISDRWRGFQDVADSRHLNNRVEREVVDALVSAVRAAYPTLSHRYYRLKAGWFKKKKLPHWDRNAPLPFAATGAIGWGDAKHMVLSAYRSFSPDMAAIAERFFTDRWIDAPVRPGKAPGAFSHPTTPSAHPYVLMNYQGKPRDVMTLAHELGHGVHQVLAARNGALMAPTPLTLAETASVFGEMLTFRRLLGETSSAKQRQALLAGKVEDMINTVVRQIAFYTFERAVHTERKNGELTAARIGEIWLSVQGESLGPAIDIRPGYENFWMYIPHFIHSPFYVYAYAFGDCLVNSLYGAYEHAQSGFAERYLAMLAAGGTKHYSELLKPFGLDAKDPQFWNGGLSVISGMIDELEEMG
- a CDS encoding sigma-54-dependent transcriptional regulator — translated: MPATILIADDDAVQRRLVENMVQKCGYETVTVDSGDAAIAMLTAPDTPPIDALVLDLVMPGLDGMGVLAKIREAGLAVPVVVQTAHGGIDNVVSAMRAGAQDFVVKPVGMERLQVSLHNALTTSALKGELQRIRHSREGRLTFADIITRSEAMTGAMRTANKASASTIPVLIEGESGVGKELFARAIHGSSERKSKPFVAVNCGAIPDNLVESILFGHEKGAFTGATERHAGKFVEASGGTLFLDEVSELPLSAQVKLLRALQEGTVEAVGARKPVKVDVRIVSATNRQLLDRVKSGHFREDLFYRLHVLPLTVPPLRMRREDIPHLVRHFLARFSAEENRHITGVSGEAMAHLSQLDWPGNIRQLENAVYRAVVMSEGDQLALSDFPLSAGVASPPTAAVHSEPLIIEPGFHAGVVNGNEIPIAPFPAAGTLVMLTDGGDVRPLEELESEIIRFAISHYRGQMSEVARRLKIGRSTLYRKLDETLGQSGDSAGTDQAG
- a CDS encoding L,D-transpeptidase family protein, giving the protein MRDCWKNRAGYDRVLMTVAATFLTVSASSALAQNDAPRSSAAELAIDAAVPRPEPANVPPPTAADFKLDTPSAAPTTTAAVPISEPTRIEPAKPETAQPETAKSEPAKEEASKTEAAKTDAAKFDTPKSDAPKSDTATATPAQTPAPATASTPEPAKEPVKAASNVAPEDQPVADKLRDVFGAKAQRYFDRKVERAAVEKFYTARDFAPIWTQGGKLTESGKGVVARLKDAASDGLNPADYPIPEFAAAANPDALADADLKLTASMLDYARHAQSGRMHWSQVSGDIQYPEHPTDPNEVLTNITSAKDASAALDSYNPPHKLYQALKKKLAELRGQGDGPVSQIADGPTLRYMPARGKQPAIEVEDDRVPQLRAKFGVENPDDRHYDGKVADAVRRFQATVDLKATGILDDRTIRALNSPKHDRQIDTVIVNMERWRWLPRELGAPAIGNAYVILNIPDYTLKVMQNGAQVWTTRVVTGQPGVHATPLLTETMKFITVNPTWNVPPSIIYNEYLPALQQDPTVLERMGLKLEHNRDGSIHISQPPGERNALGRIRFNFPNKFLVYQHDTPDKNLFAREDRAFSHGCMRVQNPDQYASVLLNITEPNAHYTPEKIKSMYGSSEINLNFPTPIPVNITYQTAFVDDAGNLQFRKDVYGRDANMLSLLRSGKNKDLENVVAHSQPNYVKPVGDLRIASDNSVSSGGPSFFERLFGGPTQYPPAPVGRRRGAPPAGQSYYQR